In one window of Planctomycetaceae bacterium DNA:
- a CDS encoding sigma-54 dependent transcriptional regulator, whose translation MKSESGLISGLIGSCDAMQDVYQITRKVAPTTATILLTGETGSGKELIARALHELSPRATGPFIRVNCGALSESLLESELFGHAKGAFTSAIETRTGRFEAAHGGTIFLDEINSVSYQLQVKLLRVLQEHEFERVGDTRTIRVDCRVIAATNVDLQDLIQAGTFREDLFYRLNVIPIYLPSLRDRKDDIPDLVSFFLARFAKANGLPIPHMTADALRFLVQYSWPGNVRELQNYIERALVLSTSSEITADLLPPHVRGLAPVRIGRRNSDDLETVCTDLIERLIAQTTEDSTDVYNQVIGVVEKELILQVMRQCQGVQTRTATRLGINRNTLHKKIEDHSLQGESR comes from the coding sequence ATGAAGTCAGAGTCCGGATTGATTAGTGGTCTGATTGGCAGCTGCGATGCGATGCAGGACGTCTATCAAATCACTCGCAAAGTTGCGCCAACCACGGCAACGATCCTGCTCACTGGAGAAACCGGTTCTGGCAAGGAATTGATTGCACGCGCGCTGCATGAACTCAGCCCTCGGGCCACGGGTCCGTTCATTCGAGTCAACTGCGGTGCTCTTTCTGAAAGCCTGCTTGAGAGTGAACTGTTCGGACATGCAAAAGGTGCCTTCACCAGCGCTATCGAAACCCGGACCGGGCGATTCGAAGCAGCCCACGGCGGAACCATCTTTCTCGATGAAATCAACTCGGTCAGTTATCAACTTCAGGTGAAGTTGCTGCGCGTCCTTCAGGAACATGAATTTGAGCGAGTGGGCGACACGCGGACAATACGCGTGGATTGCCGAGTCATTGCTGCGACAAACGTCGACCTTCAGGATTTGATTCAGGCGGGGACGTTTCGAGAAGACCTGTTTTACCGTTTAAATGTAATTCCCATCTACCTGCCCTCGCTTCGCGATCGAAAGGATGACATCCCTGACCTGGTGTCCTTTTTCCTCGCTCGATTTGCCAAGGCCAACGGACTTCCGATTCCACACATGACGGCCGATGCATTGCGATTTCTGGTCCAGTATTCATGGCCCGGGAATGTGCGAGAACTGCAGAACTACATCGAACGAGCCCTGGTCCTGTCTACCTCGAGCGAGATTACGGCGGATTTGCTTCCGCCTCATGTTCGGGGCCTCGCCCCGGTTCGAATCGGACGCCGAAACTCAGATGATCTCGAGACCGTTTGCACGGATCTGATTGAACGTCTGATTGCACAAACGACGGAAGATTCGACAGACGTCTACAATCAGGTGATTGGAGTCGTCGAAAAAGAACTGATTCTTCAGGTAATGCGACAGTGCCAGGGTGTGCAAACGCGAACGGCAACCCGACTTGGCATCAACCGAAATACGTTGCACAAAAAAATAGAAGACCATTCGCTTCAGGGTGAATCCCGATAA
- a CDS encoding response regulator, protein MTTPTILVIDDSATIRKMVDSHLSQEGYRVVMASTGDEGVKLARETSPNLILLDHQLPGTTGIEVCRRILSYEECRAIPFLVSSTLRKQAYVEYMDVPNVVDSLPKPYKPDLLKMAVANALETGALILSSQLNGTAVPETVEAVEQAAFSGDLQFLSLREVIDFLTNGQKDGMLEVESDRNRVCFFIKEGRIQGVVSASFDAALISAELPEALRELAPLLQFTMATGNSTQAAGLTELLDKNMLDVRTLRKLLRHQAAVLTRWCFLNPQKAFSFLPQRKQPDLMTKVPVDYSLVGLLVEGCVGSKATATNGEKNWTRRNLRGQNMDRTGLSPKQIQLLSILDATPRGTSELADKLGLELGETRRILEGLLLAEWVDSVRVSVEQADARMLVAFEPDTASAAVVRGLIVESDGMLTGHVVRDELSFQLLLKRKSPQIAMIALRGDDELNVPPRVDITSLKESGIDILLIRPAGSSVPIASSLAGLPFIERPYTEVDLRRSKIFSPPPNPVDGSFVAAVDDVESAGDHEVISIETGVA, encoded by the coding sequence ATGACAACCCCAACAATTCTGGTTATTGATGACAGTGCCACGATACGAAAAATGGTTGACAGCCATTTGAGTCAGGAGGGCTACCGCGTTGTTATGGCTTCCACAGGAGACGAGGGGGTCAAGCTGGCTCGCGAAACATCTCCCAACCTCATTCTGCTTGACCACCAGCTGCCGGGAACAACGGGTATCGAAGTCTGCCGCCGGATCCTCTCGTACGAGGAATGCCGAGCAATTCCGTTCCTTGTGTCTTCGACGCTGCGGAAGCAGGCTTATGTCGAATACATGGACGTGCCCAATGTTGTGGATTCATTACCAAAGCCGTACAAACCCGATCTCCTGAAGATGGCCGTGGCCAACGCTCTGGAAACCGGTGCGCTGATCCTTTCCTCTCAACTGAACGGGACTGCGGTTCCCGAGACGGTCGAGGCTGTTGAACAAGCAGCGTTCAGCGGAGATCTGCAGTTTCTTAGTCTGCGTGAAGTCATCGATTTTCTGACCAACGGTCAGAAGGATGGCATGCTGGAAGTTGAAAGTGATCGCAATCGAGTCTGCTTTTTTATCAAGGAAGGTCGTATTCAGGGCGTGGTGTCAGCTTCGTTTGATGCGGCTTTGATTTCTGCTGAGCTTCCCGAGGCACTTCGGGAACTGGCGCCACTGTTGCAGTTTACAATGGCAACAGGCAATTCGACACAGGCAGCCGGGCTTACTGAATTGCTCGACAAAAACATGCTGGACGTGCGGACTCTGCGAAAACTGCTGCGGCACCAGGCTGCAGTACTCACACGATGGTGTTTTCTGAATCCGCAGAAGGCTTTTAGTTTTCTGCCGCAACGAAAACAGCCGGATCTGATGACAAAGGTACCCGTCGATTACAGTCTGGTTGGCCTCCTGGTCGAGGGTTGCGTTGGCTCGAAGGCGACCGCCACCAATGGAGAAAAGAACTGGACACGCCGCAATCTGCGAGGACAGAACATGGACCGGACCGGTCTGTCACCGAAGCAGATTCAATTGCTCTCGATTCTGGACGCAACACCACGCGGTACATCCGAACTGGCGGACAAGCTTGGACTGGAACTGGGCGAAACACGACGCATCCTCGAAGGACTACTGCTTGCGGAATGGGTCGACAGTGTTCGAGTTAGTGTTGAACAGGCTGATGCACGAATGCTGGTAGCATTCGAACCCGATACGGCATCTGCTGCTGTAGTCCGAGGGTTGATCGTGGAAAGCGATGGCATGTTGACCGGACATGTCGTTCGTGATGAATTGAGTTTTCAGCTGCTGCTCAAAAGAAAATCCCCCCAAATTGCAATGATTGCGTTAAGGGGTGATGACGAACTGAACGTCCCTCCTCGCGTAGATATTACATCACTAAAGGAATCAGGAATTGACATCCTGCTGATTCGGCCAGCGGGCAGTTCTGTGCCCATCGCTTCTTCGCTGGCGGGTCTGCCTTTCATTGAACGGCCCTACACGGAAGTTGACCTGCGCAGGTCGAAGATATTTTCGCCGCCACCGAATCCGGTTGACGGATCATTCGTAGCAGCGGTTGATGATGTCGAATCAGCCGGGGATCACGAAGTGATTAGCATAGAAACAGGAGTTGCCTAA
- a CDS encoding PSD1 and planctomycete cytochrome C domain-containing protein translates to MKCLNLCAIQIVVIAGASCRLIQADQPVEFNRDIRPILAANCFECHGFDAKHRQADLRLDSAEGAYSTVSGSPAITPGNLQASELWLRVTSSDSDLQMPPPDSKKQLKPEETELLRRWILEGATYQKHWAFEVPVAVEPPKSDDPLWNQSPIDAFLIRKMRDNGLKPQALADKPTLIRRVAFTLTGLPPTVAEVNTFLADTSADAYEQMVNRYLASSRYGEEMARHWLDVARYADTHGLHLDNEREMWSYRDWVIRAFNQNLPFDDFTTWQIAGDLIPDATTEQLVATGFNRCNVTTSEGGSIADEWLYRYAVDRASTTMQTWMGLTAGCAVCHDHKYDPITTRDFYSMYAFYYSSSDPAMDGNVRNTRPFISVPTDAQSAALAEARKNEAGLREQLTEALNAIEYTDPATDSSGANQELFKTTDIIFDDVFCPGTKERNTSRDAAKWIYAPSFGAKSGTRILELGFGSKYDLTLEFTTTPVTLPSEGQLEFWLRVDGYERPETISVRIDDGAGNKQIVWGNAEPVGVKSGIQNMGPVPDANIWTHVSVALEELGCRQGGRIKSLVFSHSGGRIWIDSLKISGMRAPKDDPMRSLLAWWKTCKDVTPDGVPSALAAILKAGPKDDLTKEQRQQLLDYFQQSIQRPTAAAADLQKKWRDAVAQITIIRDQIPGTMVFGELEKPRDAFVMQRGQYDKPGEKVEPAVPVAFASLKLQNGQPLPAGQRANRLDLARWFLDEENPLTSRVTVNRFWQQVFGIGLVRTSDDFGSRGDLPSHPELLDWLAVDFRQSNWDVKRLMKNLVMTAAFRQQSVIAPDVYEVDPGNRLLAHGARLRLDAEQLRDNALFVSGLIDLTMGGQGVKPYQPPGIWEPVGYQNSNTRFYIQDHSSALYRRSVYCFLKRTAPPPFMSNFDGPNREQFCSRRERSNTPLQALQLMNDVQHFEAARALAERVIEEGGRTPESRMNWLFQTVLSRHPEQDEMKLLTESYSLQYSLFESTPAAAEQAIHVGESTPKGVASPEETAAWTIIANLVLNLDETIMRN, encoded by the coding sequence ATGAAGTGCCTCAACCTTTGCGCAATTCAGATTGTTGTCATCGCGGGTGCGTCCTGCCGATTGATCCAGGCCGATCAGCCCGTCGAATTCAATCGCGATATCCGCCCCATTCTGGCGGCCAACTGTTTTGAATGTCATGGCTTTGATGCAAAGCATCGACAGGCCGATCTGCGACTGGATTCTGCTGAAGGCGCCTATTCCACTGTCAGTGGATCCCCGGCAATTACGCCTGGCAATCTGCAGGCAAGCGAACTCTGGCTAAGAGTTACCAGCAGCGACAGTGACCTTCAGATGCCGCCGCCTGATTCGAAGAAACAGCTGAAGCCGGAGGAAACAGAGTTGCTGCGTCGCTGGATTTTAGAAGGGGCGACGTACCAGAAGCACTGGGCGTTCGAAGTCCCTGTCGCCGTCGAACCACCCAAGTCGGATGATCCGCTCTGGAACCAATCACCCATTGATGCCTTCCTCATTCGGAAGATGCGAGACAACGGCCTGAAGCCACAGGCCCTCGCAGACAAGCCAACTCTGATCCGACGCGTTGCGTTCACGCTGACGGGTTTGCCTCCAACGGTCGCCGAAGTGAACACGTTTCTGGCAGACACGTCCGCAGATGCCTACGAACAAATGGTCAACCGTTATCTGGCTTCCTCACGCTACGGGGAAGAGATGGCGAGGCACTGGCTGGATGTTGCCAGATACGCAGATACACACGGGCTCCATCTGGACAATGAACGTGAAATGTGGTCCTACCGTGACTGGGTGATCCGAGCATTCAATCAGAATCTCCCGTTCGATGATTTCACAACATGGCAGATTGCAGGAGACCTGATTCCGGATGCCACTACCGAACAACTGGTCGCGACCGGATTCAACCGATGCAATGTTACGACAAGTGAAGGCGGATCGATTGCAGACGAATGGTTGTATCGGTACGCGGTCGATCGCGCCAGTACGACGATGCAAACATGGATGGGCCTGACAGCTGGATGCGCGGTGTGCCACGATCACAAATATGATCCGATCACAACGCGTGACTTTTATTCGATGTACGCGTTTTACTATTCGTCCAGTGACCCTGCGATGGATGGCAACGTCCGAAACACACGACCTTTCATTAGCGTACCCACGGACGCCCAGTCGGCGGCTCTTGCGGAAGCCCGGAAAAATGAAGCCGGCTTGCGCGAGCAGCTCACGGAAGCCCTGAATGCGATTGAATATACCGACCCGGCAACAGACTCCAGCGGTGCAAACCAGGAACTGTTCAAGACAACCGACATCATCTTCGACGATGTTTTTTGCCCGGGCACGAAGGAACGCAACACCTCTCGGGATGCTGCGAAATGGATTTACGCTCCCTCATTTGGAGCCAAATCCGGAACTCGCATTCTGGAACTGGGCTTCGGCTCGAAATATGACCTCACGCTTGAATTCACAACGACCCCCGTCACCCTGCCGTCAGAAGGTCAGTTGGAATTCTGGCTGCGTGTGGACGGCTATGAACGACCGGAGACGATTTCTGTTCGTATTGATGATGGTGCCGGAAACAAACAGATCGTCTGGGGCAACGCAGAACCTGTGGGTGTTAAGTCCGGGATTCAAAATATGGGTCCGGTCCCAGATGCCAACATCTGGACTCACGTCAGCGTCGCACTGGAAGAGCTTGGATGCCGGCAAGGGGGGAGAATCAAGAGTCTCGTGTTCAGCCACAGCGGCGGAAGAATCTGGATTGACAGCCTGAAGATTTCCGGGATGCGGGCCCCCAAAGACGACCCAATGCGTTCGCTTCTGGCGTGGTGGAAGACCTGTAAAGACGTGACTCCGGATGGAGTCCCCTCGGCTCTTGCGGCGATTCTGAAGGCCGGGCCAAAAGACGATCTCACAAAAGAACAAAGACAGCAATTGCTGGACTATTTTCAACAGAGTATTCAGCGACCGACGGCGGCTGCGGCAGATCTGCAGAAAAAATGGCGAGATGCTGTCGCGCAAATTACCATCATCAGGGATCAGATCCCCGGGACGATGGTGTTCGGTGAACTGGAGAAACCTCGCGATGCGTTTGTGATGCAACGCGGTCAGTACGACAAACCGGGCGAAAAAGTAGAGCCAGCCGTACCCGTGGCGTTTGCTTCGCTGAAACTGCAAAACGGACAGCCGTTGCCGGCGGGTCAGCGTGCGAACCGCCTTGACCTGGCAAGATGGTTTCTGGATGAAGAGAACCCACTCACGTCTCGGGTTACAGTCAATCGCTTCTGGCAGCAGGTCTTTGGTATCGGTCTTGTTCGTACCAGCGATGACTTTGGTTCACGCGGAGACTTGCCCAGCCATCCGGAACTCCTCGACTGGCTGGCCGTTGATTTCCGTCAGAGCAACTGGGATGTGAAGCGTCTCATGAAAAATCTTGTGATGACGGCGGCGTTCCGTCAGCAGTCCGTGATTGCTCCGGACGTCTATGAGGTGGATCCCGGGAATCGACTGCTGGCCCACGGCGCTCGCCTGCGACTGGATGCTGAGCAACTTCGCGATAATGCATTATTTGTCAGTGGACTGATCGATCTGACGATGGGTGGTCAGGGTGTGAAGCCGTATCAGCCACCCGGAATCTGGGAACCCGTCGGCTATCAGAACAGTAACACCCGCTTCTATATTCAGGACCATTCGTCAGCTCTCTATCGACGAAGTGTTTACTGTTTTTTGAAGCGTACTGCTCCGCCACCATTCATGAGCAACTTTGATGGTCCGAATCGAGAACAATTCTGTTCGCGCCGCGAACGTAGCAACACGCCGTTGCAGGCTCTGCAACTCATGAATGATGTTCAGCACTTCGAAGCCGCTCGAGCACTGGCTGAACGCGTGATTGAGGAGGGTGGTCGGACGCCGGAAAGTCGAATGAACTGGCTCTTTCAGACCGTGCTTTCCCGACATCCTGAGCAGGACGAAATGAAACTGTTGACGGAGTCTTACTCGTTACAGTATTCACTGTTCGAGTCCACTCCGGCCGCGGCGGAACAGGCAATTCACGTGGGTGAATCCACTCCAAAAGGCGTAGCCAGTCCGGAGGAAACGGCCGCATGGACGATCATTGCCAACCTGGTACTGAATCTTGACGAAACGATTATGCGAAACTGA
- a CDS encoding MFS transporter gives MNTTSTSPTPEAADKNNASPGNTPDVLAQRRNFVALVLHQIVFRVAWIFKTESVIMPAFLDMIADSGFIRGLLPLLNRFGQSIAPLLRSEQIATSQMKSKLLLRSTISMSLPFICLGSAVWFYREGLPWWFTWFFLAAYTTFFCLHGINETSFSTVQGKLIPVNWRGRLAGASSTLGSLTAVSLAWMLMGRWLQTEDATAYAKIFLFVGLVMFSSSAAILLMKESPDETGRPRLRRAHFREAAARVRDDKTLRGLCVIAILFVFSQILFPHYQSLGMKLPNARPVFFMHWVVAQHLGAALFSSISGRMADRFGTRSALRFLTASAAIAPLLALTLARVAPVHWFALTFFWIGLVPVTFRMQVNYTLEIVPRSQHPAYISTMTLAMAIPFLLSPVIGAMVQQLGFTIPFVLVAAIVSVAALKTWTMPEPRHPDFVTGWVENRSSPG, from the coding sequence TTGAACACTACGTCTACATCGCCCACTCCAGAGGCAGCTGATAAGAATAATGCATCGCCGGGCAACACTCCGGATGTCCTTGCGCAACGTCGCAACTTTGTGGCACTGGTCCTGCATCAAATTGTGTTTCGGGTTGCATGGATCTTCAAAACCGAAAGTGTGATCATGCCAGCTTTTCTGGACATGATTGCCGATTCCGGTTTTATTCGCGGTCTTCTGCCGCTGCTAAATCGATTTGGGCAAAGCATCGCGCCGTTGCTGCGTTCAGAACAAATCGCGACATCTCAAATGAAATCGAAGTTGCTTCTGCGTTCGACGATTTCCATGAGTCTGCCGTTCATTTGTCTGGGATCTGCAGTCTGGTTCTACCGCGAAGGTCTGCCCTGGTGGTTTACCTGGTTTTTTCTCGCAGCGTACACCACGTTTTTCTGCCTTCACGGAATCAACGAAACCAGTTTCAGCACCGTTCAGGGAAAACTGATTCCGGTCAACTGGCGAGGAAGACTGGCTGGGGCCAGCAGCACTCTTGGATCGCTCACTGCCGTCTCGCTTGCGTGGATGCTGATGGGACGGTGGCTGCAAACGGAAGATGCCACAGCTTATGCAAAGATCTTTCTGTTTGTGGGTCTCGTGATGTTTTCTTCCAGCGCAGCCATTCTGCTGATGAAAGAATCGCCGGACGAAACCGGTCGACCGAGACTTCGCCGGGCACATTTTCGCGAAGCCGCTGCCCGTGTCCGCGACGACAAAACACTGCGGGGCCTGTGTGTGATTGCCATTCTCTTTGTCTTTTCGCAGATCCTGTTTCCCCATTATCAGTCGCTGGGAATGAAGTTGCCGAACGCCAGACCCGTCTTTTTTATGCACTGGGTTGTTGCCCAGCACCTGGGGGCGGCACTCTTCAGCAGCATTTCAGGTCGAATGGCCGATCGATTTGGAACGCGGTCTGCATTGAGATTTCTAACGGCGTCCGCAGCTATCGCCCCGCTGCTCGCTTTGACCCTCGCACGTGTGGCTCCGGTTCACTGGTTCGCCCTGACGTTCTTCTGGATTGGACTGGTCCCCGTCACATTTCGAATGCAGGTGAACTACACGCTGGAAATCGTGCCGAGAAGCCAGCATCCGGCTTATATCAGCACAATGACCCTCGCGATGGCGATTCCTTTTCTTCTTTCTCCAGTGATCGGGGCGATGGTGCAGCAGCTTGGCTTTACCATACCGTTTGTCCTGGTCGCCGCAATCGTAAGCGTGGCCGCTCTGAAAACATGGACCATGCCCGAACCTCGTCATCCTGATTTCGTGACGGGCTGGGTAGAGAATCGCTCTTCGCCAGGTTAA
- a CDS encoding molybdopterin-dependent oxidoreductase has protein sequence MSGLYSPQNDPKYQKGEVPDAAAAPPDAVISEDTRRKNRIPEGQHRTRKWPVLHAATVPEIDARAWKLSIGGLVREPLAFTLAEFSALPRTRVFADFHCVTAWSRLGNLWEGVSMKLLLEMAGVSPDAHYAVVSAWDVVDRNQNPWTTNLPLSDLAEQDVLLADTHDGLPLDADHGGPVRLVVPKLFAWKSAKWVRSIEITKENHPGYWEQAGYHNVGDPWKNERYRDDPEWLAQQ, from the coding sequence ATGTCCGGGCTCTACAGTCCACAGAACGATCCAAAGTACCAGAAGGGGGAGGTGCCGGATGCCGCGGCCGCGCCCCCGGATGCAGTCATTTCAGAAGATACTCGGCGAAAGAATCGAATTCCTGAAGGGCAGCATCGGACGCGTAAATGGCCTGTGTTACACGCTGCCACTGTGCCGGAGATCGATGCACGTGCCTGGAAACTGTCGATCGGGGGACTTGTTCGCGAGCCATTGGCGTTTACTCTGGCGGAATTTTCCGCGTTGCCCCGCACACGGGTCTTTGCGGACTTTCACTGCGTCACAGCCTGGTCGCGTCTTGGTAACCTCTGGGAAGGTGTTTCTATGAAACTATTGCTGGAAATGGCAGGGGTATCTCCCGATGCACACTACGCGGTCGTGAGTGCATGGGACGTTGTTGACCGCAATCAGAATCCGTGGACCACGAATCTGCCCCTGTCAGACCTGGCGGAACAGGACGTCCTACTTGCCGATACTCACGACGGCCTGCCTCTGGATGCCGATCACGGTGGACCGGTTCGGCTCGTTGTCCCAAAGTTATTCGCATGGAAAAGTGCGAAATGGGTGAGATCGATTGAAATCACGAAGGAAAATCACCCAGGCTACTGGGAGCAGGCCGGTTATCACAATGTGGGTGATCCATGGAAAAATGAACGTTACCGTGATGATCCGGAATGGCTTGCACAGCAATAG
- a CDS encoding NAD(P)/FAD-dependent oxidoreductase, whose protein sequence is MIQPSPDSTVAYQPSLDQEYDVVVIGGGPAGSSTAALVAEYGHRVLLLERAAVPRFHVGESLIPETYWPLKRLGLINRLKESAFPRKFSVQFVSDGHKESAPFYFDNYNPHESSVTWQVVRSEFDKMLLDRAVELGAVVHTSAHVQQVLFDGDAAVGVGCTVTNPDGVKQDLTIKSKVVVDASGQSAFLSSRHGKRDRDPRLRKATVWSYFRGARRDDGRDEGATLIMQTEMKKSWFWYIPLPNNVVSVGCTGSLNYMFGDTRDPAKAFQRELERCPAMQERLRDAERCEDFFTTRDFSYYAREGAGKGWLLVGDAFGFIDPVYSSGVYLALKGGEFAADAIHDALQREDLSGPRLGQWQPLYKQGLENFRKLVYAFYTPGFSFGTFLKEHPQFKSNMVDILVGDVFKPGVGDIFDAMGTVEPPLEAPACDQPETAIAMA, encoded by the coding sequence ATGATTCAACCATCGCCAGACTCAACCGTTGCCTACCAGCCTTCGCTCGATCAGGAATACGATGTGGTGGTGATTGGGGGCGGACCCGCCGGGTCTTCTACCGCGGCCCTGGTTGCGGAGTACGGACATCGAGTGCTGTTGCTGGAGCGAGCTGCTGTCCCGCGTTTTCACGTTGGCGAATCCCTGATCCCTGAAACCTACTGGCCGCTGAAGCGACTTGGCTTGATCAACCGCCTCAAGGAGTCCGCATTTCCCCGTAAATTCAGTGTGCAGTTCGTTAGTGATGGACACAAAGAATCTGCTCCGTTTTACTTCGACAACTACAACCCGCACGAAAGCAGCGTGACCTGGCAGGTTGTGCGCAGTGAATTCGACAAGATGCTCCTGGACCGTGCGGTGGAACTGGGTGCAGTCGTGCATACATCTGCTCACGTCCAGCAGGTTCTGTTCGACGGGGATGCGGCCGTTGGAGTTGGTTGCACCGTGACGAATCCGGACGGCGTCAAACAGGATTTGACCATCAAAAGCAAGGTGGTTGTGGATGCCTCTGGCCAGTCCGCGTTTCTGTCATCCCGCCACGGAAAGCGAGACCGGGATCCGCGGTTGCGCAAGGCCACTGTCTGGAGTTACTTCCGTGGGGCTCGCAGGGATGACGGCAGGGACGAAGGCGCAACGCTGATCATGCAGACGGAGATGAAGAAGTCGTGGTTCTGGTACATCCCACTTCCGAATAACGTTGTAAGCGTTGGTTGCACAGGAAGCCTGAACTACATGTTTGGCGACACGAGGGATCCGGCAAAGGCCTTCCAGCGAGAACTGGAACGTTGCCCCGCAATGCAGGAACGTCTCAGGGATGCCGAACGCTGCGAAGATTTCTTCACTACCAGGGACTTTTCATATTACGCCCGGGAGGGCGCTGGGAAAGGCTGGCTGCTGGTCGGAGATGCATTTGGATTTATTGACCCGGTTTATTCCAGCGGAGTCTACCTCGCGCTGAAGGGTGGAGAATTCGCCGCCGACGCAATTCACGATGCACTTCAGCGGGAGGATCTTTCTGGTCCTCGACTTGGTCAATGGCAGCCGCTTTACAAGCAGGGACTGGAAAACTTCAGGAAACTGGTTTACGCGTTCTACACGCCCGGGTTCAGTTTCGGAACGTTCCTGAAGGAGCATCCACAGTTCAAATCGAACATGGTGGACATCCTTGTTGGCGATGTCTTCAAGCCCGGTGTTGGCGATATCTTCGACGCGATGGGAACTGTTGAACCACCGCTGGAAGCTCCGGCATGCGATCAACCAGAAACTGCCATCGCAATGGCGTAG